The Cellulomonas oligotrophica sequence GGCCGGTCGGGGCGGTCACTGACCGCCCTTCTGCACGAACCCGCGCACGAACTGCTCGGCGTTGGACTCCAGGACGTCGTCGATCTCCTCGAGCAGGGCGTCGACCTCGTCGTCGCGGGACTGCGC is a genomic window containing:
- a CDS encoding ubiquitin-like protein Pup — its product is MAGQEHVRRHEDDEPVDGPDVPAPAAAGAQSRDDEVDALLEEIDDVLESNAEQFVRGFVQKGGQ